One Prosthecobacter dejongeii DNA window includes the following coding sequences:
- a CDS encoding addiction module protein, which yields MPVTLDTLYASACGLPVIDQGQLVSLLLADLSAGLVETQDEELEAMADEREAEMDTDPAATLSHEDLLHFINSRRQ from the coding sequence ATGCCAGTGACTTTGGACACTCTCTACGCCTCTGCATGCGGGCTGCCTGTCATAGATCAAGGGCAACTGGTCTCATTGCTTTTGGCTGATCTCTCCGCGGGCTTGGTCGAAACTCAAGATGAGGAGCTGGAAGCGATGGCGGATGAGCGTGAGGCTGAAATGGATACGGATCCAGCAGCCACACTTTCCCACGAGGACCTGCTACATTTCATCAACAGCCGCCGCCAGTGA
- a CDS encoding MFS transporter, with protein sequence MSQSAAPQEITRLRDLSSHQKKSGLAAWLGWLFDGLDMHIYTLVATPFVAALLMKDGIAAPSGEVDTKASIIQAAFLVGWALGGGVFGWIGDRLGRSRTLVLTILFYAGFTGLSYFCTEWWHLLICRFLSALGIGGEWAVGASLLSETWPKKWRPWIAATLQTAVNMGVLLACLAGWLLKDDESHRTIFLVGILPALLTLWIRKAVPETEEWEEARKGTKPPRIGELFGKQVAGTTWRVMIICAVSLTAHWAFMFWQQSLIRALPEVKNLTGPEQTNAVVVALMYIMVGSIIGNYVAGAAAKIMGYRRAITLMLLAYGICMLTAFSQTWTHQQMLWWYAVIGLCQGVFGLFTMCLPPLFPTLLRTTGAGFCYNIGRIVAAAGTVMFKLYVPVGDYRLALYYAGLLFIPAAAIALLLPEEE encoded by the coding sequence ATGAGTCAGTCTGCCGCGCCCCAAGAAATCACCCGTCTCCGGGACCTTTCCTCCCACCAAAAAAAGTCGGGGCTAGCTGCCTGGTTAGGCTGGCTGTTCGATGGGTTGGACATGCACATCTACACGCTGGTGGCCACGCCCTTCGTCGCAGCCCTACTGATGAAGGATGGCATCGCAGCCCCCTCGGGGGAGGTGGATACAAAGGCTTCCATCATTCAGGCCGCCTTCTTGGTGGGCTGGGCCCTGGGCGGTGGGGTGTTCGGCTGGATTGGCGATCGCCTGGGCCGAAGCCGCACGCTGGTGCTCACCATTCTTTTTTACGCGGGTTTTACCGGACTCTCCTACTTCTGTACCGAGTGGTGGCATCTGTTGATCTGCCGTTTCTTGTCCGCTTTGGGCATCGGTGGTGAATGGGCCGTGGGGGCCTCTTTACTGTCTGAAACTTGGCCGAAGAAATGGCGGCCCTGGATCGCTGCCACACTGCAAACGGCCGTGAATATGGGCGTCCTTCTGGCCTGCCTAGCCGGGTGGCTGCTGAAGGATGACGAAAGCCATCGCACCATTTTCCTGGTCGGTATTCTACCGGCATTGCTAACTCTGTGGATTCGCAAGGCCGTGCCTGAAACGGAGGAGTGGGAGGAGGCCCGCAAAGGTACCAAACCCCCACGCATTGGAGAGCTTTTTGGCAAACAGGTGGCCGGGACGACTTGGCGTGTGATGATCATTTGTGCGGTTTCCCTCACGGCTCACTGGGCCTTCATGTTCTGGCAGCAGAGCCTCATACGCGCCCTACCGGAGGTCAAAAATTTAACGGGTCCAGAGCAGACGAACGCGGTGGTCGTAGCCCTGATGTACATCATGGTGGGCTCCATCATCGGCAACTACGTGGCGGGAGCTGCGGCGAAGATCATGGGCTACCGCCGTGCCATCACGCTGATGCTGCTGGCCTATGGCATCTGCATGCTGACGGCCTTTTCGCAGACGTGGACACACCAGCAGATGCTTTGGTGGTATGCCGTCATTGGTTTGTGCCAAGGGGTCTTTGGCCTCTTCACCATGTGCCTGCCGCCGCTCTTTCCCACGCTGCTGCGTACCACTGGGGCGGGCTTCTGCTACAACATTGGCCGCATCGTCGCCGCCGCAGGCACAGTGATGTTCAAGCTCTACGTGCCCGTGGGCGACTATCGCCTCGCACTCTACTACGCAGGCTTGCTCTTCATCCCCGCCGCCGCCATCGCGCTGCTGCTGCCGGAGGAGGAGTGA
- a CDS encoding CAAX prenyl protease-related protein, with translation MFAHLTRFRESATVAHVLPLAVFMLLNSVPGWFRIENPELPWYRQAPEHWLYPLQTFLTGGLLLFFARHYRLAPWRGLGLAAVLGLIGIAFWVAPAWLYERLVASGTPLPGWVEWLGLVERKEGFNPEVLSAWPAWQGASLGMRFVRMVVVVPLIEEIFWRGFLMRYIGAGERDWQQIPFGLHSWRVFGVVTLLVMLAHNPVDYLGAFVWGGLVYFVAVRTKSLGACVFMHAVGNLALGLYVCQTRQWGFW, from the coding sequence GTGGCCCACGTGCTGCCGCTGGCGGTTTTTATGTTATTGAACAGCGTCCCCGGCTGGTTTCGAATCGAGAACCCTGAGCTGCCTTGGTATCGGCAGGCGCCCGAGCATTGGCTTTATCCTCTCCAGACGTTTTTGACGGGAGGCCTGCTCCTCTTTTTTGCGCGTCATTATCGTCTCGCTCCATGGCGTGGACTTGGTTTGGCCGCCGTGCTTGGTCTGATCGGCATCGCTTTCTGGGTCGCGCCAGCATGGCTATATGAGCGGCTGGTCGCTTCAGGCACACCGTTACCCGGCTGGGTGGAGTGGCTAGGCTTGGTGGAGCGGAAAGAGGGCTTCAATCCCGAAGTGCTCAGTGCCTGGCCAGCGTGGCAAGGGGCCTCCCTCGGCATGCGTTTTGTCCGCATGGTGGTGGTGGTGCCATTGATTGAAGAGATCTTTTGGCGTGGCTTCCTCATGCGTTACATCGGGGCAGGGGAGCGTGACTGGCAGCAGATTCCCTTTGGCCTTCACTCCTGGCGGGTCTTTGGGGTGGTGACACTGCTGGTGATGCTAGCGCACAACCCGGTGGATTACCTGGGGGCGTTTGTTTGGGGGGGGTTGGTGTATTTCGTGGCTGTGCGGACGAAAAGCCTAGGGGCCTGCGTGTTCATGCATGCGGTGGGAAATTTAGCCTTGGGGCTTTACGTATGTCAGACCCGCCAGTGGGGTTTTTGGTAA